From Pseudoxanthomonas sp. YR558, the proteins below share one genomic window:
- the gluQRS gene encoding tRNA glutamyl-Q(34) synthetase GluQRS has product MTETDPHLTYRGRFAPSPTGRLHFGSLVAALGSWLLARHHRGEWLIRVEDLDPPREVPGAAQAQLATLAAFGMTSDLPVVWQNRRHDRYADALGQLLAEGAAFECRCSRTDLAAVGGIHRACVAHDPARPPAIRMRVADDSRVAFVDGLQGFVEQTVDREVGDVVLRRADGFWAYQLAVVVDDADQTITDVVRGADLLDSTPRQILLQRALGLPTPRYLHLPLIVDVDGQKLSKSMAALPIDDDAPLPALRAAWTALGQPAGALAGAPSVAAALASAQRHFQADALPKVTHMTFAAAHNKPVAGAV; this is encoded by the coding sequence TGGGCAGCTGGCTGTTGGCGCGCCATCACCGTGGGGAGTGGCTCATTCGCGTGGAAGACCTCGATCCACCACGCGAGGTCCCCGGTGCTGCTCAGGCGCAGCTCGCGACGCTGGCCGCGTTCGGCATGACCTCCGACTTGCCCGTCGTCTGGCAGAACCGGCGCCATGACCGTTACGCCGACGCGCTAGGACAGCTCCTGGCTGAAGGTGCCGCCTTCGAATGCCGTTGCAGCCGCACCGACCTGGCGGCCGTCGGCGGCATCCATCGCGCCTGCGTCGCCCACGACCCGGCGCGCCCGCCCGCCATTCGCATGCGGGTAGCCGACGACAGTCGCGTGGCTTTCGTGGATGGCCTGCAGGGCTTCGTCGAACAGACCGTGGACCGGGAGGTGGGCGATGTCGTCCTGCGGCGCGCGGATGGCTTCTGGGCCTATCAGCTGGCCGTCGTGGTCGACGACGCCGACCAGACCATCACCGACGTGGTGCGCGGCGCGGACCTGCTCGATTCCACGCCCCGGCAGATCCTGCTGCAGCGCGCCCTGGGCTTGCCCACGCCGCGTTACCTGCACCTGCCGCTGATCGTCGATGTGGACGGACAAAAGCTGTCCAAGTCCATGGCTGCGCTACCGATAGACGATGACGCCCCCTTACCCGCGCTGCGGGCGGCGTGGACGGCACTGGGCCAGCCCGCCGGCGCACTAGCCGGTGCTCCGTCGGTCGCGGCGGCACTCGCGTCCGCGCAGCGGCATTTCCAAGCGGATGCGCTGCCGAAAGTGACACATATGACGTTCGCTGCAGCGCACAACAAACCTGTCGCAGGCGCTGTCTAG